The sequence aagaaggcaTTGTGGTGAACCTGGACTTTAGCAAGGCCTTTGCCATGGTCTCCTGGAGTCTCCCTTTAGCCAGACTGGTGCTATTTGGACTGAAGAAGGGGATGATGttgggggaaggaaggtggCTGGACATTAGTGGAACAAAGTCCCTCAAGGGGTCCCTCAAAAAGGGGCTAGACTTTGCCTAGACTTTTAGcctagacatcaggaagaggttcttcaccaaaagggtggttgcacactggaacaggctccccagtgaagtagtcactgcaccaagcctgtccgaatttaagaagagattggactgtgcatcTGTGGCCAATGTCagaaaatgcccaacagcagctccatcaccgagttcctcctcctggcattcgcagacacgcgggagctgcagctcctgcactttgggctcttcctggccatctacctggctgccctcctgggcaacggcctcatcctcaccgccgtagcctgcgaccaccgcctccacacccccatgtacttcttcctcctcaacctcgccgtcctcgacctgggctgcatctccaccactctccccaaagccatggccaattccctctgggacaccagggccatctcctatcaagaGTGTGCTTCACAAGTcctgtttttcatcttcttctttGGTTCAGAGTATTCaattctcaccatcatggcctatgatcactacgttgccatctgcaagcccctgcactacgggagcctcctgggcagcagagcttgtgcccagatggcagcagctgcctggggcagtggctttctcaatgctgtcctgcacacggccaatacattttccctgcccctctgccaaggcaatgctgtggaccagttcttctgtgaaatcccccacatcctcaagctctcttgctcagatgcctacctcagagaATTTGAGCTActtgttttcagtctttctttagtatttggttgttttgttttcattgtgttatcctatgtgcagatcttcaggactgtgctgaggatgccctctgagcagggccggcacaaagccttttccacgtgcctccctcacctggctgtggtctccctgtttgtcagtaCAGacatgtttgcctacctgaagcccccctccatctcttccccatccatGGACCTGGTCGTGACAGTTCTGTATTCAGTAGTGCCTCCAGCtgtgaaccccctcatctactgcatgaggaaccaggaactAAGGGATGCAGTGAGGACACTGCTTGAATACACAAATTTTCAGCATATTCACCTATAATAATATGCCTATAATCAGAAATCCcagcttttctcagaaaaaaaaatttacatacttttttattattatctatCCGTACTATTATtttctctaactttttttttttctgatttataaaaTAGTATTCTTAGCCTCCTACAggttaattattttctgataaaGCACTGGTTTTTATTAGATAAACCCAATATCGAAGTCATCAGAATTTCATTGGTGTCAGCTGCCATCTTGTCCCTTCTcctctggagctgggggagcagccccagcacgcaggaggggctTAGGGCCtagagcccagctgccacatggaggagcagccccggtggCCCTCGGgactgcccctcactgcccgctgggctctgcctctctgctgccttcaggttggggctgctgcttccctggagccatggccatggccagcagcaggatgtggccttttcactgctgctctcttttggcTTCCACATTGTTCTCTTGTGCTCTTGTACGTGGGTTAGCCCTCAGATCTTGtgtaccttggtgacagtcctgttgtctctgcagtggcatccctgtcccagcaggcagcagcaggcaatgTGCAGCCCCGTGTCACAGCTGCCCTCCCTGATACCACGGCAGTAACAaatggggctctgcagggcaatCCAGAAGCCTGGATGCCTCTTCCAATGCTGCTGTTAGGAACAGAGCCAAGGATTTGCTCcatgctcttctgttttctggggtTCTTCATGGAGTGTAGGAcacaggctgaaagtcccagCACGGTGTGTGAGTAGCAAAGGACTGGACCAAGAGCTCCCTTTATGGCCTCACCTGTCTAATCAGACAACAACTGGTCTCGGACTCCTCTTCATGGGACTAGGCACCCTGCAGTGGGGTGGATTGATGAtggcagcctggagaggaatctggaggtGCCAGGAGAGATCAGGGGAACCCTGGGACAATGTGCTCATTGGGTAGTGATTAAAACCTCATAAAATTAGTGACCATCCAAAGAAGATTTTGGCAAAGGGAAAGGCCAATCAGAGAACTCTGTGGGCTAAGGAgggctctgcaatgccaggGGAGGTGGTGAAGAGCCAGCAAGCGAAGGCCCATGAAACTGCATTGTAATTGAGGAGACCTTCTTTAAAGCCTCGTGGGCCAGGTCTGGTGCAGGACTTGTCCAGCACCCtgagcagcacgggcaggggaGGGTCCCCACAGGGTCTCAGGGCACAACagcccctggctctgcacagcagcaccaccagtTCGGGGCCCTGCCGGGAGCACATCAGGGAAGCAGCAATGGCCGGCCAGGCCAGCATGGACACACTGCCCTGGGCAAGGctctctgggagcagggatggcCCTGGGAAAGAGCAGGGCAGCATTTCTGGGCCTGCACAGATGGGTAAAGGAAGAAGAGTAAGCTCTTTGTGTAGGCACCTGCTcggggcaggctgctctgtgcctgggccaggcctcttgtgctggcctggggagcggggctggccctgcggggcacaggcactctgtgctggggatctCCCAGGCAAGAgaccagggctcctgcagcttcaccgACCTCCATTTCCTTGCACCATAGccagcctcctccttgctcACCCCAGGCAGCAACATGCACGAgcagcctccttcctcctcctctagagggcagaggggagggaacaccataaataagtaaaactCACAGATTGAGAGAAAGACACATAAggataggaaaggaaaagaaaaaagaaagaaatgaaaatcaaacgCCAAACATAATGAACATTTTGTAACTCATCAGTTCCCACTAGCAGACCGTTGTGCAGGCAGTCTCTGAGAAACTGCCACCTTGTCTTGGAAAGATGATCCCAACATGTATTGCTGAGCACTATGTTATGTGCCATGGATCATCCATTGGGTCAGGCTGGGTCAGCTGTCACAGGGGgttcccctcccagccttttGCCCACCCACAACCAACTCGCTGGTAGGGCAGagtgagaagcagagaaggCCTTGATGCTGTTCACGCACTGCTCAGGAACAGCGAGCACAGCCGTGGGTGACCAACACTGCTCTGGTCACatcaaaaacacagcacaacagGGACTGCTCTGCAGAGAGTAACTCCGTCCCAGCCAGAGCTAGTGCAGGGCCCCATGCTGGACAAGAAAGCTCGCTCTGAGCTCTGGAAGGAGCCAGGAAGGTGCTAATAAGCACCAGGACAATTGAGGAAGCCCAAAGGCCCTTCTGAAGGGAAGGGTCACTGAGTGCCACCTGAGAGGCAGTGCTGGGCAGTGGGGAGGGCCAGGAGAAAGACTTGTGAGAAGGCTGTGAGAAACAGGGAAATCCAGGGCTTTAGCAGATCCTTAAAGTCCTGCCTGAGTCCCCAGATGGAAAGCAATGTATGTCTGTGGGTGGACAAGGAGGAAGTGATGAGTCCCGGATCTGGGGCAGGGCTGAAGGTCCCTGCGTGAAGCTGGGCTGATGGAGAAGTGTCCACCTTGCATGTGTGCCTCAGCCTGGGAGAAGGTGCCTGCCTGCGGTGCGGgatggctgggctgtgctcagccatgccccaggagctgaccttgctctcttcctccccgcCACTCCCCACACGGGGCAGGCCCTCAGGAAACACCCCTGAGCCTGAAGACGCACCAACCTGCTGCGGTGAGGt comes from Anser cygnoides isolate HZ-2024a breed goose chromosome 28, Taihu_goose_T2T_genome, whole genome shotgun sequence and encodes:
- the LOC136787183 gene encoding olfactory receptor 14C36-like — encoded protein: MAYDHYVAICKPLHYGSLLGSRACAQMAAAAWGSGFLNAVLHTANTFSLPLCQGNAVDQFFCEIPHILKLSCSDAYLREFELLVFSLSLVFGCFVFIVLSYVQIFRTVLRMPSEQGRHKAFSTCLPHLAVVSLFVSTDMFAYLKPPSISSPSMDLVVTVLYSVVPPAVNPLIYCMRNQELRDAVRTLLEYTNFQHIHL